The genomic window AGAGATCTCACAAAGGCAAGAGACTAGATTTTCTTACCTAAAAGAAGTAATTATTTCCGGAAAAAATGGAGAGAGGTTTTTTTGGAaagtaatgatttttgttttcagaagaGACGAGTGATAGTGTAcgatcaaagaagaagatgagggtGAGAGGTAATAATGcaagtaataataaatgttgtgaaaacaaaaaccaaaatagcAGGTGGTATTTGATGATAAAGAGAAAGTGGAAGAAAATTTGTTCTCAATATATCAACGTGtgaaagtttaattttttgacGAAAGATTTTTGATAGTGCAAGTAACTTGATGATCAATgtggtatatatatgatgtgaTGTGATTTGGTGAGCTGAACGTTGTGCTAATTGctaaaagcaacaaaaaacaataataggaaatgtttttttcttctttctactATGGCCCTTTAAAAAGTAACAATGGTGTACGGATGAAAAGGAATGCTATGATAATGGaaattttttacaaataatgGTAACAAAGGTTTTCGACAACTATGCAATCCTGAATTTTGGGTTGTATATTTTTGGGGTAAAACCAAATagattgttttgaaaaaaggtGTAAACAATGTAGGACTACGTAAAAAAGATACATGCAATTTCATGTCAGTGGTTTTATTTACtgattaaataaataaaaaaatcttttggaAAAGAGGTATACTAgatctctttttaaaaagtagaCTAATTTTATGTGTTCTTCTAATCTTTTGTGTTGTATCTAATAGAAGCAAAATAGGGCACTTAAGAGATGTTATTCTTCTGATTACTATATAAGTTTATTACATTTCATTCTATTACACCTACTTTATTTAGTAAGTTCTACCAATTTGACCTAAACTATCATATTCGAATTCAAGTCAGATAGCACTGAAACATAATTCTGCTGACTGattgaatcatttttatttggatgGAGTCATTACAAATCATCACTGATATATGATTTCTTTCCAAttccaataaaatatttatttatttgcaccactaattctttttataatcCTAGTACGAAGGCTCGTGTCGTGCTGTCGATGGTTTAGCCGATTAGGTTTAATAAGTCAAAATGTACACAGAGTTTGGAGTTTGGAAGCTCAATAACGCATCCAAAACTCAAATCGTGTTGTTTCTAGATTTATTTCGACAATATGCATATGCGTTAGATATCTAAAAATTACggttttatttgtaattagcTAAAAATATTGCTTCATGGCTAAGACTTAAGAGTGGTGCATGTCTCTGCTTTTTtgtgctctttttttttgttttatagaaaaatcGATTTCTATATTGGACTGTCAGCAATGTAGAAAGCATGTCAGTTATCCACTATACGATTAGCTGTTAATATCAACAAGAATGgattataatttataagttGTAAACTGTACTCCAATTTTCCATACCGTTTACGTATTTTGTTAGTTAATCGATCTCACGTTTGCCAattaccatatatatatatgatgttgCTAGCTACTTGTATATACTCTTACACAAATTATACCGTCCCTTTAAAACCCAATTTCGCTATGGTTTTATCATCGCAGTTTTTTAATACCGATTTTGGCTAGAACGTTTTGGTTAGCAGCAAATAATGTAATCcttttttaccttttactATGTAGGCGGGAGCGAAGAAGtaaattttccaaaacattCGAAAAGTCCGATCACCTAAATAAACGAATCATacggaaaataaaataaaataaattcactGTTGTGCCAGACTGGCTTACGTGGCTGCGTATTAACGGCGGAAAGAAATCAGCAAAACGCCAGTTGGACTGATAAGAAAGGTACACGTGGTTGGCCACAGTTGGTCGACCTGGCGAATGAAAACAAGGTTGGTTATAAAGAAAACGACAGGAAAGTGACTCGTGAGAAATGAAAACGGCACACAAGCCACATACGCAACTAACTAGAGGTCAATCGACATGGTTCTCTCGACAGGATTGGACACTCCGTGTTATATATTGCTGACTCTATATCTCTCTTGTAATTATCACTTACTCGACTTGGATATAAATCTTATAATATACaggtttttagttttggtaATATTCAATTCTATTTGGCTTTTCtgttcacatttttttttcagtatttttttttcatttttgaaacTCGATTTTACATGAATCTCATGATTATATACGtttgatattgatttgttgatttttagataaaaataaaataaaatcaatctaATCAAAGTTAAAATGTAATATGTATCATTTTCATATCCGACTTTTTAGGTTTAGTTCACATGTGTTCAGTTCGATTActgaaatttgtaaaaatctACCTTAAACATCATTGAACGAGAGCATAAAAAATCTATGAATTGAATGATGGCTAAAGAATAATACAATCAGAGGATAAACCGTGTACGGTTCTTTTTATTAACCAAATCgtgatatataaaaacaatgaaactatccatcaaatgaatatattaattaagttagtcaaatatttgattattgcTGTTATAAATTCCATGAATATTTCGCAATCCATCAAGTGTTTATAATTAGTATTCCAAAAATAGTAACCTTATAGTAGTTTTAAAAACATCGTAATTAGTGAAAGACTAAGAAAATTAATCCTTTTTTGGTAGCCGATTTGGAAGATGGCTTAATCTATAAGCACggtccaaaaaaataatgaaaataaatgcAGTGATTTGGTGAACGGGAacatgacaagaaaaaaagcaggttttaatttgttggagtgaaaaaactaaaatgaaaatggaggACTTTTTTGTTCGTGACCAAATAAGATCAAGAACCATGCATGGACCAGATTTCATTGGATTTCGAATGTCTCGGTCCAATCATCATTCATCTAATGTTTTTGTCTATGGGCCATCTGATTTTTGATCGTGTGAGCTTGGAACCGCCGACCGCTTCACCCATCCACATGTACTCACAAATCAACTAAAAACATTCGAAATGAAGGTATGTGTATCAGTACATATACGataatgtatatttatatatacatttttgcagccattttagcaaataaatcgtagagttgaacttatttacaactaaatgccattagcattaaaaaaaatttccaaaataattaattttacattaaatttttaatttaaattattaatcacattatcaatcaaatttaatccaaacaaacttcacatcaatcccctaaaattagcataaacttcacattaattatttagacataaaaatatttatttaaagatttaaatcttctaaatttttgcttttagagttattatatcattatctaaaaggcaaaaaatattaattttttaaatattattatttgtatatttaaacttcataaaacattattaatatttgaatttataaaaagtttaatctatcaaaaataattaacatcattatataatatatagttttaaaaaatctcaaaaaaaatttcgtcatattttgtgattcgaaattttaagaatgaacatatattaaccaattggcgaaaaatgtgtgggttcaacgtcCCGCAACgactaatatattttgacaGTGATTCATAAacttattataaattaaatcaatattaataaaataaatagttttttttgtggacgGGTTTGGaaggacgggtttggcaggacgtaCTTAGTAACAAtagtaaactataaaataatttataaatttttatatatatattaattttaaaaaatgaattgtcTCCGCGGTGTACCatgggttaaaatctagttaacTATTAAAGACGTTCAAAAAGctatatgcatgtatatatgtatatatttacaacAGAACgttatttgttaattaatacAGTATTTGCAGGTGGAtctatcaatttattttacatgggccaaaaatttaaatagagATTACTTTACCATCTTTCAAATTCAATCAAGAAATGGAAAACGGAATAAAATATGTtgaataaaattaaatgattataTGCTAAGAAGGAAATATGAATTGACGTGtgaaatgaaaaaggaaacaagatAATTCTAAATGGCAAATAACATTCAGTTTTGAGAAGTGAATATGTTAATGGGggaagaaattattttttaaaaggggcgatttattaatttcttagaaatctataagaaaattagaaaatttatgGGTGGCAAGAAAGCAGATCCGCCCATGTGCATGGATGTGAGatcattttcttgtaatatgtattttgtttgatatttgtCCTTTAAAATATCtcagattttgtaattttgatttttaatttctgtATAAAATTTTGCCTGAATTCGCTCTTTCTGTTTCCTTTTcaacatattttgtttttttcattttgtttacGGTTACGTGTATCATTTTTCAGACAGTATATATATGTCGGTGTGTCTCAgttctcatcatctccataacaaaaagaaaaattgtaatcTTAGTTTCTCACTCGGTTAACCATAATATCTAGTAACATGGATCTGCATCTTATAGGTTTTCTCTTGTGGTTTTTTGTTGTACAAGTGACTACAAGCAGTGGTACATACATCAACTTGTTTAAGATTAAtttgattacaaaacaaaacaagtttttttttttaatcacgttctaatatattttgtttctttttggaattaaGCTCATAGgaacataacaacaacaataccaGCACTAATAGTTTTTGGAGACTCAATCATGGATACAGGAAATAATAATGACATCCCCACTCTTCTTAAGTCCAATTTTCCTCCCTATGGTCGAGATTTTCCTGGTGCTATTCCTACCGGTAGATTTTCAGACGGGAAAGTTCCATCGGACATCATTGGTAActatcaaaactttttctcattttacttttctagTTGCTTAGTCTATCTTGTAGtccttatttctttttaaaaacattacaGCGGAATCGTTAGGAATAGCAAAAACACTACCACCATATTTAGGCTCGAATCTAAAGCCACATGATCTTCTAAAAGGTGTAATCTTTGCTTCTGGAGGTTCCGGTTATGATCCATTAACATCTACATTACTGGTACAAATATTTACATTcgttatatattataaatattattatgattatgtttctaaattattttggCTTTTGTACATACTTTTTTCAGTCTGTAGTATCAATGTCAGACCAACTAAAGTATTTTCAAGAATACCTAGCAAAAATTAAGCAAcactttggagaagaaaaagttaagtTCATATTGGAGAAAAGTGTGTTTCTTGTGGTCTCTAGCAGTAATGATCTCGCTGAGACTTATTGGGTTCGATCGGTCGAATATGATCGTAACTCATATGCTGAATATCTGGTTGAGTTGGCTTCAGAGTTCATcaaagtaagtttttttttttttttttattttgttataaaccGCCATCATTTAATCACAAAAGTTCTCTAAAAATGATATCTCTATTCTTCTAATGTTTTAGGAATTATCTGAACTTGGAGCTAAAAACATTGGACTGTTTAGCGGAGTACCAGTAGGGTGTTTACCCGCGCAAAGAACACTTTTTGGAGGctttgaaagaaaatgttatgaaAAGTTGAATAACATGGCACTTCATTTCAATTCAAAGCTATCTTCTAGTTTGGATACTCTAAAGAAAGAACTGCCCAGCAGACTAATATTTATCGACGTTTACGATACTCTTCTcgatataattaaaaatccTACAAATTACGGTAATTTACATGAattcatatagtttttatttatttacgtACATCAATGTTAATATTAACatactatatatgtttgtggATTCATGTAGGATTTAAAGTGGCAGATAAAGGATGTTGTGGTACAGGAAAAATTGAGTTGATGGAATTGTGCAATAAATTTACTCCTTTTACATGTTCGGATGCATCGACTCATGTGTTCTTCGACTCTTATCATCCGAGTGAAAAGGCATATCAGATTATCACTCATAAATTGTTA from Arabidopsis thaliana chromosome 3, partial sequence includes these protein-coding regions:
- a CDS encoding GDSL-like Lipase/Acylhydrolase superfamily protein (GDSL-like Lipase/Acylhydrolase superfamily protein; FUNCTIONS IN: lipase activity, hydrolase activity, acting on ester bonds, carboxylesterase activity; INVOLVED IN: lipid metabolic process; LOCATED IN: endomembrane system; EXPRESSED IN: central cell; CONTAINS InterPro DOMAIN/s: Lipase, GDSL, active site (InterPro:IPR008265), Lipase, GDSL (InterPro:IPR001087); BEST Arabidopsis thaliana protein match is: GDSL-like Lipase/Acylhydrolase superfamily protein (TAIR:AT1G59406.1); Has 30201 Blast hits to 17322 proteins in 780 species: Archae - 12; Bacteria - 1396; Metazoa - 17338; Fungi - 3422; Plants - 5037; Viruses - 0; Other Eukaryotes - 2996 (source: NCBI BLink).) codes for the protein MDLHLIGFLLWFFVVQVTTSSAHRNITTTIPALIVFGDSIMDTGNNNDIPTLLKSNFPPYGRDFPGAIPTGRFSDGKVPSDIIAESLGIAKTLPPYLGSNLKPHDLLKGVIFASGGSGYDPLTSTLLSVVSMSDQLKYFQEYLAKIKQHFGEEKVKFILEKSVFLVVSSSNDLAETYWVRSVEYDRNSYAEYLVELASEFIKELSELGAKNIGLFSGVPVGCLPAQRTLFGGFERKCYEKLNNMALHFNSKLSSSLDTLKKELPSRLIFIDVYDTLLDIIKNPTNYGFKVADKGCCGTGKIELMELCNKFTPFTCSDASTHVFFDSYHPSEKAYQIITHKLLAKYRKYLNT